Proteins from a genomic interval of Ralstonia wenshanensis:
- the serS gene encoding serine--tRNA ligase, with amino-acid sequence MLDIQLLRKDIDAVAARLKDRGYVLDVAGFAALEAERKAIQTRTEELQARRNSLSKQIGMLKGKGEDASGVMAEVSGIGDELKASAAQLDVVQAKMQDLMLSIPNLPHESVPAGRDETQNVEVRREGTPRAFDFPVKDHVDLGAALGLDFDAGAKLSGARFTVLKGQVARLHRALAQFMLDTHTLEHGYTEAYVPYIVNAASMRGTGQLPKFEEDLFRVPRKMGHSAEGEDGERVENFYLIPTAEVPLTNLVRDEIVAADALPMMFAAHSPCFRSEAGSYGKDTRGMIRQHQFDKVEMVQIVQPEASAAALDAMTNCAENILRKLELPFRTVVLCTGDMGFGSTKTYDIEVWIPAQNTYREISSCSNMGDFQARRMQARFRNAQGKPELVHTLNGSGLAVGRTLVAVLENYQNADGSVTVPTVLRPYLGGQEVLKPAV; translated from the coding sequence ATGCTTGATATCCAACTGCTGCGCAAAGACATCGACGCCGTCGCCGCGCGCCTCAAAGATCGCGGCTACGTGCTCGACGTGGCCGGCTTTGCCGCGCTCGAAGCGGAACGCAAGGCCATCCAGACCCGCACCGAAGAGCTGCAGGCCCGCCGCAACAGCCTGTCCAAGCAGATTGGCATGCTCAAGGGCAAGGGCGAGGATGCATCTGGCGTGATGGCCGAGGTGTCGGGCATCGGCGACGAGCTGAAGGCGTCTGCCGCGCAACTCGACGTGGTACAGGCCAAGATGCAGGACCTGATGCTGTCGATCCCGAACCTGCCGCACGAAAGCGTGCCGGCCGGCCGCGATGAAACGCAGAACGTGGAAGTGCGTCGCGAAGGCACGCCGCGCGCATTCGACTTTCCGGTGAAGGACCACGTGGACCTGGGCGCCGCATTGGGGCTGGATTTTGACGCGGGCGCCAAGCTGTCGGGTGCGCGATTCACCGTCCTGAAAGGGCAGGTGGCGCGTCTGCATCGTGCGCTCGCGCAGTTCATGCTCGACACGCACACGCTGGAGCACGGCTACACCGAGGCGTACGTGCCGTACATCGTCAACGCCGCGTCGATGCGTGGCACCGGCCAGTTGCCGAAGTTCGAGGAAGACCTGTTCCGCGTGCCGCGCAAGATGGGGCACAGCGCCGAAGGGGAAGACGGCGAGCGTGTCGAGAACTTCTACCTGATCCCGACCGCAGAGGTGCCGCTCACAAACCTCGTGCGCGATGAGATCGTTGCTGCGGACGCCTTGCCGATGATGTTTGCGGCGCATTCGCCGTGCTTCCGTTCGGAGGCCGGTTCGTACGGCAAGGACACGCGCGGCATGATCCGCCAGCACCAGTTCGACAAAGTCGAGATGGTGCAGATCGTGCAGCCCGAAGCCTCGGCCGCCGCGCTGGACGCCATGACCAACTGCGCCGAGAACATCCTGCGCAAGCTCGAACTGCCATTCCGCACCGTCGTGCTGTGCACGGGCGACATGGGCTTCGGCAGCACCAAGACGTACGACATTGAGGTGTGGATTCCGGCGCAGAACACGTACCGCGAGATCAGCTCGTGCTCGAACATGGGCGACTTCCAGGCGCGCCGCATGCAAGCGCGCTTCCGCAACGCACAGGGCAAGCCGGAACTGGTGCACACGCTCAACGGTTCGGGCCTGGCTGTGGGCCGTACGCTGGTCGCCGTGCTGGAGAACTACCAGAACGCGGATGGCTCGGTCACGGTGCCGACGGTACTGCGCCCGTATCTGGGCGGCCAGGAAGTGCTGAAACCGGCAGTTTGA
- a CDS encoding replication-associated recombination protein A: MPLAERLRPHSVDEVIGQQHLLGPGKPLRVAFASGEPHSMILWGPPGVGKTTLARLMADAFDAEFIALSAVLSGVKDIREAVERAEQFRANGRRTLVFVDEVHRFNKSQQDAFLPHVESGLFTFIGATTENPSFEVNGALLSRAAVYVLKSLSDDELKQLAERARQELGGLDWAPAAVDAIVASADGDGRKLLNNIEIVTRAARSQAEGDAVPVVDEALLASALSENLRRFDKGGDAFYDQISALHKSVRGSDPDGALYWFCRMLDGGADPRYLARRIVRMAWEDIGLADPRAGRITLDAAETYERLGSPEGELALAQAVIYLAIAPKSNAGYNAYNAARAFVSQDKSRNVPVHLRNAPTKLMKELGYGHAYRYAHDEPEAYAAGETYFPDDLPPQNWYVPTPRGLEGKIGEKLRHLRELDAQWHAEQDKSSRNK; encoded by the coding sequence GGCCGGGCAAGCCGCTGCGCGTGGCCTTCGCTTCTGGCGAGCCGCATTCGATGATCCTCTGGGGCCCGCCCGGCGTTGGAAAGACCACGCTGGCCCGATTGATGGCCGACGCGTTTGATGCGGAATTCATCGCGCTGTCGGCCGTGCTCTCCGGGGTGAAGGACATTCGCGAGGCCGTCGAGCGCGCAGAGCAATTCCGCGCCAATGGTCGCCGCACGCTCGTGTTCGTCGACGAAGTTCATCGCTTCAACAAAAGCCAGCAAGATGCATTTCTACCGCACGTCGAAAGCGGGTTGTTCACCTTCATCGGCGCGACGACGGAGAACCCCTCGTTCGAGGTGAACGGTGCATTGCTCTCGCGTGCCGCGGTGTATGTGCTCAAGAGCCTGTCTGACGATGAGCTCAAGCAGTTGGCCGAACGGGCGCGCCAGGAACTGGGCGGATTGGATTGGGCGCCCGCCGCAGTCGACGCCATCGTCGCCTCCGCCGATGGCGATGGCCGCAAGCTGCTCAACAACATTGAAATCGTCACGCGCGCCGCGCGTTCGCAGGCTGAGGGCGATGCGGTTCCGGTGGTCGACGAGGCACTGCTGGCATCGGCGTTATCGGAAAACCTGCGCCGCTTCGACAAGGGCGGTGACGCCTTCTACGACCAGATCAGTGCGCTGCATAAATCCGTGCGTGGGTCCGATCCGGACGGCGCGCTTTACTGGTTCTGCCGCATGCTCGACGGTGGCGCCGACCCGCGCTATCTCGCACGCCGCATCGTGCGCATGGCGTGGGAAGACATTGGGCTGGCTGATCCGCGTGCCGGGCGCATCACGCTCGACGCGGCGGAAACTTACGAGCGTCTGGGCTCACCGGAAGGCGAGCTGGCGTTGGCCCAGGCCGTCATCTACCTGGCCATCGCACCGAAGTCGAACGCCGGCTACAACGCCTACAACGCCGCGCGCGCCTTCGTCAGCCAGGACAAGTCGCGCAACGTGCCCGTGCACCTGCGCAATGCGCCGACCAAGCTGATGAAAGAACTCGGCTACGGCCACGCCTACCGCTACGCGCATGACGAGCCCGAGGCCTACGCCGCCGGCGAAACCTACTTCCCCGACGATTTGCCCCCGCAGAACTGGTACGTGCCGACGCCGCGTGGCCTGGAAGGCAAGATTGGCGAAAAGCTGCGGCACCTGCGCGAGCTGGATGCGCAGTGGCATGCCGAGCAGGACAAATCCTCTCGCAACAAATAG